Proteins encoded in a region of the Diabrotica undecimpunctata isolate CICGRU chromosome 10, icDiaUnde3, whole genome shotgun sequence genome:
- the LOC140451717 gene encoding uncharacterized protein translates to MEVRTLAYQYATANNKSYPPSWDQKKIADKEWLRQFLRRHEDLSLRKPEPTSLARSTSFNKTNISSFFKNYKEALSRGDFSPEKIWNCDETGLTTVHVPPKIVGPKGIKQLGQMTSGERGQNVTLIASINAIGNHIPPMMIFPRVNFKPHMLKGCPVGTIGGANSSGWSNEILFLEYLQHFKNHVKPTVENPVILLLDNHDSHVNVSVINFCKKNGILPITFHPHTSHKMQPLDRTDFGPMKTYYNTACSEWMIMHPGQPITIYDIAELAGKTFPKAFTTSNIQKGFEVSGLYPVNENIFEDNEFLSSYVTDRPLNQLTDSREQVNVEQDGEKTKTTVNEM, encoded by the coding sequence ATGGAAGTTCGTACTTTAGCATACCAGTATGCAACTGCAAATAACAAGTCTTATCCGCCTTCTTGGGACCAAAAAAAGATAGCTGACAAGGAATGGCTGAGGCAGTTTCTTAGAAGACATGAAGATTTATCACTTCGTAAACCAGAACCTACAAGTTTGGCCAGATCAACATccttcaataaaacaaatatatcttcCTTTTTTAAGAACTACAAAGAAGCTTTGTCTCGTggagatttttccccagaaaaaaTTTGGAATTGTGACGAGACAGGGTTAACGACTGTCCATGTACCACCAAAAATTGTAGGACCTAAGGGAATAAAACAATTAGGTCAAATGACAAGTGGAGAGCGAGGTCAAAATGTAACCTTGATAGCCTCAATAAATGCAATCGGAAATCATATTCCGccaatgatgatatttccgagggTTAATTTTAAGCCTCACATGCTAAAAGGTTGTCCAGTTGGAACTATAGGAGGTGCAAATTCGTCCGGCTGGtcaaacgaaatattgtttttgGAATACCTACAACACTTTAAAAATCATGTGAAACCAACAGTTGAAAATCCAGTTATATTACTTTTGGATAATCACGATAGCCACGTGAATGTAAGTGTCATTAATTTCTGTAAGAAGAATGGAATTCTACCGATAACGTTTCATCCCCACACCAGCCACAAAATGCAACCGCTCGATCGAACAGATTTTGGACCGATGAAAACTTACTATAATACCGCCTGTAGTGAGTGGATGATTATGCACCCTGGACAACCTATTACGATTTACGATATAGCCGAACTTGCAGGTAAGACATTTCCAAAAGCATTTACTACATCTAATATCCAGAAGGGATTTGAGGTGAGCGGTCTCTATCCCGTCAAtgaaaacatttttgaagataatgAGTTTCTGTCTTCGTATGTAACTGATCGTCCTTTAAACCAGCTTACTGACAGTCGCGAGCAAGTCAATGTTGAACAGGACGGGGAAAAAACTAAAACTACAGTTAATGAAATGTAA